One part of the Homo sapiens chromosome 19, GRCh38.p14 Primary Assembly genome encodes these proteins:
- the OR7C2 gene encoding olfactory receptor 7C2 yields the protein MERGNQTEVGNFLLLGFAEDSDMQLLLHGLFLSMYLVTIIGNLLIILTISSDSHLHTPMYFFLSNLSFADICFTSTTVPKMLVNIQTQSKMITFAGCLTQIFFFIAFGCLDNLLLTMTAYDRFVAICYPLHYTVIMNPRLCGLLVLGSWCISVMGSLLETLTILRLSFCTNMEIPHFFCDPSEVLKLACSDTFINNIVMYFVTIVLGVFPLCGILFSYSQIFSSVLRVSARGQHKAFSTCGSHLSVVSLFYGTGLGVYLSSAVTPPSRTSLAASVMYTMVTPMLNPFIYSLRNKDMKGSLGRLLLRATSLKEGTIAKLS from the coding sequence ATGGAAAGAGGAAACCAAACAGAAGTTGGAAACTTTCTCCTCCTGGGATTCGCAGAGGACTCTGACATGCAGCTTCTCCTCCATGGGCTGTTCCTCTCCATGTACCTGGTTACCATCATCGGAAACCTGCTCATCATCCTGACCATCAGTTCAgactcccacctccacacccccatgtacttcttcctctccaacctgtcCTTTGCTGACATCTGTTTCACATCCACGACTGTCCCAAAGATGCTGGTGAATATCCAAACACAAAGCAAAATGATCACTTTTGCAGGCTGCCTCACTCAgatattttttttcattgcatttgGATGCCTGGACAATTTGCTCCTGACCATGACGGCCTATGACCGCTTCGTGGCCATCTGTTACCCCCTGCACTACACGGTCATCATGAACCCCCGGCTCTGTGGACTGCTGGTTCTGGGGTCCTGGTGCATCAGTGTCATGGGTTCCTTGCTTGAGACCTTGACCATTTTGAGGCTGTCCTTCTGCACAAATATGGAAATTCCGCACTTTTTTTGTGATCCTTCCGAAGTCCTGAAGCTGGCCTGTTCTGACACCTTCATCAATAACATCGTGATGTATTTTGTGACCATTGTCCTGGGTGTTTTTCCTCTCTGTGGAATCCTATTCTCTTATTCTCAGATTTTCTCCTCCGTCCTAAGAGTATCTGCCAGAGGCCAGCACAAAGCCTTTTCCACCTGTGGTTCCCACCTCTCAGTGGTCAGCTTGTTCTATGGCACTGGCCTTGGGGTCTATCTCAGTTCTGCAGTTACACCACCTTCTAGGACAAGTCTGGCAGCCTCGGTGATGTACACCATGgtcacccccatgctgaaccCCTTCATCTACAGCCTGAGGAACAAGGACATGAAGGGGTCACTGGGGAGACTCCTCCTCAGGGCAACGTCTCTCAAAGAGGGGACCATTGCTAAGCTCTCATGA